Proteins encoded by one window of Conger conger chromosome 1, fConCon1.1, whole genome shotgun sequence:
- the LOC133127928 gene encoding catenin beta-1 isoform X2, translated as MATQSDLMELDMAMEPDRKAAVSHWQQQSYLDSGIHSGATTTAPSLSGKGNPEEEDVDNQVLYEWEQGFSQSFSQDQVTDIDGQYAMTRAQRVRAAMFPETLDEGMQIPSTQFDGAHPTNVQRLAEPSQMLKHAVVNLINYQDDAELATRAIPELTKLLNDEDQVVVNKAAVMVHQLSKKEASRHAIMRSPQMVSAIVRTMQNTNDVETARCTAGTLHNLSHHREGLLAIFKSGGIPALVKMLGSPVDSVLFYAITTLHNLLLHQEGAKMAVRLAGGLQKMVALLNKTNVKFLAITTDCLQILAYGNQESKLIILASGGPQALVNIMRTYTYEKLLWTTSRVLKVLSVCSSNKPAIVEAGGMQALGLHLTDPSQRLVQNCLWTLRNLSDAATKQEGMEGLLGTLVQLLGSDDINVVTCAAGILSNLTCNNYKNKMMVCQVGGIEALVRTVLRAGDREDITEPAVCALRHLTSRHQDAEMAQNAVRLHYGLPVVVKLLHPPSHWPLIKATVGLIRNLALCPANHAPLREQGAIPRLVQLLVRAHQDTQRRTSMGGTQQQFVEGVRMEEIVEGCTGALHILARDVHNRIVIRGLNTIPLFVQLLYSPIENIQRVAAGVLCELAQDKEAAEAIEAEGATAPLTELLHSRNEGVATYAAAVLFRMSEDKPQDYKKRLSVELTSSLFRTEPMTWNETGDLGLDIGAQGEPLGFRQDDPSYRSFHSAGYGQEGMGLEPMMDHDMGHHPGAEYPVDGLPDLGHAQDLIEGLPPGDSNQLAWFDTDL; from the exons ATGGCGACCCAGT CTGATCTGATGGAGCTGGACATGGCCATGGAGCCGGACCGTAAGGCGGCAGTGAGCCACTGGCAGCAGCAGTCGTACCTGGACTCAGGCATCCACTCCGGGGCCACCACCACCGCCCCCTCCCTGAGCGGCAAGGGCAACCCCGAGGAGGAAGACGTGGACAACCAGGTCCTGTACGAGTGGGAGCAGGGCTTCTCCCAGTCCTTCAGCCAGGACCAGGTCACAG ACATTGACGGACAGTACGCCATGACCCGGGCGCAGAGGGTGCGGGCGGCCATGTTCCCGGAGACGCTGGACGAGGGCATGCAGATCCCCTCCACGCAGTTCGACGGGGCGCACCCCACCAACGTGCAGCGTCTGGCCGAGCCCTCCCAGATGCTGAAGCACGCCGTGGTCAACCTCATCAACTACCAGGACGACGCCGAGCTGGCCACACGCGCTATACCTGAGCTCACCAAGCTGCTCAACGACGAGGACCAg gTGGTGGTGAACAAGGCGGCGGTGATGGTGCACCAGCTGTCCAAGAAGGAGGCGTCCCGCCACGCCATCATGCGCTCGCCCCAGATGGTGTCGGCCATCGTGCGCACCATGCAGAACACCAACGACGTGGAGACGGCCCGCTGCACCGCCGGCACCCTGCACAACCTGTCCCACCACCGCGAGGGCCTGCTCGCCATCTTCAAGTCCGGCGGCATCCCCGCCCTCGTCAAAATGCTGGG GTCTCCAGTGGACTCGGTGCTGTTCTACGCCATCACCACCCTGCACAATCTCCTGCTGCACCAGgagggagccaaaatggccgtgcGCCTGGCAGGGGGCCTGCAGAAAATGGTGGCCCTGCTCAACAAGACCAACGTCAAATTCCTGGCCATCACCACGGACTGTCTACAGATCCTGGCCTACGGCAACCAGGAGAGCAAA ctCATCATCCTGGCCAGCGGCGGGCCCCAGGCTCTGGTGAACATCATGAGGACCTACACGTACGAGAAGCTGCTGTGGACCACCAGCCGAGTGCTCAaagtgctgtctgtgtgctccaGTAACAAGCCTGCCATTGTAGAGGCTG gtgGAATGCAGGCTTTAGGACTGCACCTCACAGACCCCAGCCAGCGGCTTGTGCAGAACTGCCTGTGGACCCTCAGAAACCTGTCAGATGCCGCCACCAAGCAG GAGGGCATGGAGGGGCTCCTGGGCACCctggtgcagctgctgggctcGGACGACATCAACGTGGTGACGTGCGCCGCGGGCATCCTGTCCAACCTCACCTGCAACAACTACAAGAACAAGATGATGGTGTGCCAGGTGGGCGGCATCGAGGCGCTGGTGCGCACCGTGCTGAGGGCCGGCGACCGCGAAGACATCACCGAGCCCGCCGTCTGCGCCCTGCGCCACCTCACCAGCCGGCACCAGGACGCCGAGATGGCCCAGAATGCCGTGCGGCTGCACTACGGCCTGCCCGTGGTGGTGAAGCTCCTGCACCCGCCTTCCCACTGGCCTCTGATCAAG GCGACGGTGGGTTTGATCAGGAACCTGGCGCTGTGCCCGGCCAATCACGCCCCTCTGCGGGAGCAGGGAGCCATCCCCCGGCTGGTGCAGCTGCTGGTGAGGGCGCACCAGGACACCCAGAGACGCACCTCCATGGGCGGCACGCAGCAGCAGTTTGTG GAGGGGGTCCGTATGGAGGAGATCGTGGAGGGCTGCACGGGGGCCCTGCACATTCTGGCCCGGGACGTCCACAACAGGATCGTGATCCGAGGCCTCAACACCATCCCGCTCTTCGTGCAG ctgctgtacTCGCCCATAGAGAACATCCAGCGCGTGGCGGCCGGCGTGCTGTGTGAGCTGGCCCAGGACAAGGAGGCGGCCGAGGCCATCGAGGCCGAGGGGGCCACCGCCCCGCTCACCGAGCTGCTGCACTCCCGCAACGAGGGCGTGG CCACGTATGCGGCCGCCGTGCTCTTCCGCATGTCTGAGGACAAGCCCCAGGACTACAAGAAGCGCCTCTCTGTGGAGCTCACCAGCTCCCTCTTCAGGACGGAGCCCATGACCTGGAACGAG ACCGGAGATCTCGGCCTGGACATCGGTGCGCAGGGAGAGCCGCTCGGGTTCCGACAGGACG ACCCCAGCTACCGCTCCTTCCACTCGGCCGGGTACGGCCAGGAGGGCATGGGTCTGGAGCCCATGATGGACCACGACATGGGCCACCACCCCGGAGCGGAGTACCCCGTGGACGGCCTGCCCGACCTGGGCCACGCCCAGGACCTGATCGAGGGCCTGCCCCCAGGGGACAGCAATCAGTTGGCCTGGTTCGACACCGATCTGTAA
- the LOC133127928 gene encoding catenin beta-1 isoform X1, with amino-acid sequence MATQSDLMELDMAMEPDRKAAVSHWQQQSYLDSGIHSGATTTAPSLSGKGNPEEEDVDNQVLYEWEQGFSQSFSQDQVTADIDGQYAMTRAQRVRAAMFPETLDEGMQIPSTQFDGAHPTNVQRLAEPSQMLKHAVVNLINYQDDAELATRAIPELTKLLNDEDQVVVNKAAVMVHQLSKKEASRHAIMRSPQMVSAIVRTMQNTNDVETARCTAGTLHNLSHHREGLLAIFKSGGIPALVKMLGSPVDSVLFYAITTLHNLLLHQEGAKMAVRLAGGLQKMVALLNKTNVKFLAITTDCLQILAYGNQESKLIILASGGPQALVNIMRTYTYEKLLWTTSRVLKVLSVCSSNKPAIVEAGGMQALGLHLTDPSQRLVQNCLWTLRNLSDAATKQEGMEGLLGTLVQLLGSDDINVVTCAAGILSNLTCNNYKNKMMVCQVGGIEALVRTVLRAGDREDITEPAVCALRHLTSRHQDAEMAQNAVRLHYGLPVVVKLLHPPSHWPLIKATVGLIRNLALCPANHAPLREQGAIPRLVQLLVRAHQDTQRRTSMGGTQQQFVEGVRMEEIVEGCTGALHILARDVHNRIVIRGLNTIPLFVQLLYSPIENIQRVAAGVLCELAQDKEAAEAIEAEGATAPLTELLHSRNEGVATYAAAVLFRMSEDKPQDYKKRLSVELTSSLFRTEPMTWNETGDLGLDIGAQGEPLGFRQDDPSYRSFHSAGYGQEGMGLEPMMDHDMGHHPGAEYPVDGLPDLGHAQDLIEGLPPGDSNQLAWFDTDL; translated from the exons ATGGCGACCCAGT CTGATCTGATGGAGCTGGACATGGCCATGGAGCCGGACCGTAAGGCGGCAGTGAGCCACTGGCAGCAGCAGTCGTACCTGGACTCAGGCATCCACTCCGGGGCCACCACCACCGCCCCCTCCCTGAGCGGCAAGGGCAACCCCGAGGAGGAAGACGTGGACAACCAGGTCCTGTACGAGTGGGAGCAGGGCTTCTCCCAGTCCTTCAGCCAGGACCAGGTCACAG CAGACATTGACGGACAGTACGCCATGACCCGGGCGCAGAGGGTGCGGGCGGCCATGTTCCCGGAGACGCTGGACGAGGGCATGCAGATCCCCTCCACGCAGTTCGACGGGGCGCACCCCACCAACGTGCAGCGTCTGGCCGAGCCCTCCCAGATGCTGAAGCACGCCGTGGTCAACCTCATCAACTACCAGGACGACGCCGAGCTGGCCACACGCGCTATACCTGAGCTCACCAAGCTGCTCAACGACGAGGACCAg gTGGTGGTGAACAAGGCGGCGGTGATGGTGCACCAGCTGTCCAAGAAGGAGGCGTCCCGCCACGCCATCATGCGCTCGCCCCAGATGGTGTCGGCCATCGTGCGCACCATGCAGAACACCAACGACGTGGAGACGGCCCGCTGCACCGCCGGCACCCTGCACAACCTGTCCCACCACCGCGAGGGCCTGCTCGCCATCTTCAAGTCCGGCGGCATCCCCGCCCTCGTCAAAATGCTGGG GTCTCCAGTGGACTCGGTGCTGTTCTACGCCATCACCACCCTGCACAATCTCCTGCTGCACCAGgagggagccaaaatggccgtgcGCCTGGCAGGGGGCCTGCAGAAAATGGTGGCCCTGCTCAACAAGACCAACGTCAAATTCCTGGCCATCACCACGGACTGTCTACAGATCCTGGCCTACGGCAACCAGGAGAGCAAA ctCATCATCCTGGCCAGCGGCGGGCCCCAGGCTCTGGTGAACATCATGAGGACCTACACGTACGAGAAGCTGCTGTGGACCACCAGCCGAGTGCTCAaagtgctgtctgtgtgctccaGTAACAAGCCTGCCATTGTAGAGGCTG gtgGAATGCAGGCTTTAGGACTGCACCTCACAGACCCCAGCCAGCGGCTTGTGCAGAACTGCCTGTGGACCCTCAGAAACCTGTCAGATGCCGCCACCAAGCAG GAGGGCATGGAGGGGCTCCTGGGCACCctggtgcagctgctgggctcGGACGACATCAACGTGGTGACGTGCGCCGCGGGCATCCTGTCCAACCTCACCTGCAACAACTACAAGAACAAGATGATGGTGTGCCAGGTGGGCGGCATCGAGGCGCTGGTGCGCACCGTGCTGAGGGCCGGCGACCGCGAAGACATCACCGAGCCCGCCGTCTGCGCCCTGCGCCACCTCACCAGCCGGCACCAGGACGCCGAGATGGCCCAGAATGCCGTGCGGCTGCACTACGGCCTGCCCGTGGTGGTGAAGCTCCTGCACCCGCCTTCCCACTGGCCTCTGATCAAG GCGACGGTGGGTTTGATCAGGAACCTGGCGCTGTGCCCGGCCAATCACGCCCCTCTGCGGGAGCAGGGAGCCATCCCCCGGCTGGTGCAGCTGCTGGTGAGGGCGCACCAGGACACCCAGAGACGCACCTCCATGGGCGGCACGCAGCAGCAGTTTGTG GAGGGGGTCCGTATGGAGGAGATCGTGGAGGGCTGCACGGGGGCCCTGCACATTCTGGCCCGGGACGTCCACAACAGGATCGTGATCCGAGGCCTCAACACCATCCCGCTCTTCGTGCAG ctgctgtacTCGCCCATAGAGAACATCCAGCGCGTGGCGGCCGGCGTGCTGTGTGAGCTGGCCCAGGACAAGGAGGCGGCCGAGGCCATCGAGGCCGAGGGGGCCACCGCCCCGCTCACCGAGCTGCTGCACTCCCGCAACGAGGGCGTGG CCACGTATGCGGCCGCCGTGCTCTTCCGCATGTCTGAGGACAAGCCCCAGGACTACAAGAAGCGCCTCTCTGTGGAGCTCACCAGCTCCCTCTTCAGGACGGAGCCCATGACCTGGAACGAG ACCGGAGATCTCGGCCTGGACATCGGTGCGCAGGGAGAGCCGCTCGGGTTCCGACAGGACG ACCCCAGCTACCGCTCCTTCCACTCGGCCGGGTACGGCCAGGAGGGCATGGGTCTGGAGCCCATGATGGACCACGACATGGGCCACCACCCCGGAGCGGAGTACCCCGTGGACGGCCTGCCCGACCTGGGCCACGCCCAGGACCTGATCGAGGGCCTGCCCCCAGGGGACAGCAATCAGTTGGCCTGGTTCGACACCGATCTGTAA